Proteins encoded in a region of the Pseudomonas syringae KCTC 12500 genome:
- a CDS encoding outer membrane protein assembly factor BamD codes for MQVKHLLLIAILALTAACSSKEVIDENLSEVELYQQAQADLGNNSYNSATEKLKALESRYPFGRYADQAQLELIYSNYKNGEPEAAKSAAERFIRLHPQHPNVDYAYYMKGLTSFDQDVGLLARFLPLDQTKRDPGAARDSFNEFAQLTSRFPNSRYAPDAKQRMIYLRNLLASYEIHVADYYLTRQAYVAAANRGRYVVENFQETPSVGDGLAVMVESYQRLHLDDLAATSLEVLKTNYPNHPQLADGKFTPREAEADNRSWLSKATLGLIDGSAPLPPGQTRADQDMKKQYQDAKDSIPKELLPENQAELDEQAAKDAEAKGTKSRSWFSYMTLGLFD; via the coding sequence ATGCAAGTGAAACACCTGCTGCTGATCGCCATCCTCGCATTGACTGCGGCCTGTTCGTCGAAGGAAGTCATCGACGAAAACCTCAGCGAAGTCGAGCTGTACCAGCAGGCGCAGGCCGACCTGGGAAATAACAGCTATAACAGTGCCACTGAGAAGCTCAAGGCGCTGGAATCTCGCTATCCGTTCGGTCGCTACGCCGATCAGGCTCAGCTCGAGTTGATCTACTCGAACTACAAAAATGGTGAACCCGAAGCAGCCAAATCCGCTGCCGAGCGTTTCATCCGCCTGCATCCGCAGCACCCGAACGTCGACTACGCCTATTACATGAAGGGCCTGACCTCCTTCGACCAGGACGTGGGCCTTCTGGCGCGCTTCCTGCCGCTGGACCAGACCAAGCGTGACCCGGGTGCTGCCCGTGACTCGTTCAACGAGTTCGCCCAGCTGACCAGCCGCTTTCCGAACAGTCGCTATGCGCCTGACGCCAAGCAGCGCATGATTTACCTGCGCAACCTGCTGGCGTCCTACGAAATCCACGTAGCCGACTACTACCTGACCCGTCAGGCCTACGTCGCCGCTGCTAACCGCGGCCGCTATGTAGTGGAAAACTTCCAGGAGACGCCTTCGGTCGGCGACGGTCTGGCGGTGATGGTCGAGTCTTATCAGCGTCTGCACCTTGACGACCTGGCTGCCACCAGTCTGGAAGTGCTGAAGACCAACTACCCGAACCACCCGCAACTGGCTGACGGCAAATTCACCCCGCGTGAAGCAGAAGCCGATAACCGCTCATGGCTGTCGAAAGCGACCCTTGGCCTGATCGACGGCAGCGCACCGCTGCCACCGGGCCAGACCCGCGCCGATCAGGACATGAAGAAGCAGTACCAGGACGCCAAGGACTCCATTCCGAAAGAGCTGCTGCCGGAGAATCAGGCCGAGCTGGACGAACAGGCAGCAAAAGACGCCGAAGCGAAAGGCACCAAGAGCCGTTCGTGGTTCAGCTACATGACCCTGGGTCTGTTCGACTGA
- the rluD gene encoding 23S rRNA pseudouridine(1911/1915/1917) synthase RluD: MSENIELRAEVPSELGGQRLDQVAAQLFAEHSRSRLSAWIKDGRLTVDGGVLRPRDIVHGGAVLELIAEQEAQGEWVAQDIELDIIYEDDQILVINKPAGLVVHPAAGHADGTLLNALLHHVPDIINVPRAGIVHRLDKDTTGLMVVAKTIQAQTQLVTQLQSRSVSRIYECIVIGVVTAGGKIDAPIGRHGQQRQRMAVMEGGKQAVSHYRVLERFRSHTHVRVKLETGRTHQIRVHMAHINYPLVGDPAYGGRFRIPPAASLTMVDSLKTFPRQALHARFLELDHPTTGKRMSWESPLPDDFVWLLSLLKQDREAFIG, from the coding sequence ATGTCCGAAAATATAGAACTCCGCGCAGAGGTGCCGTCCGAATTGGGCGGTCAACGCCTCGATCAAGTCGCCGCACAATTATTCGCTGAGCACTCGCGCTCGCGCCTTTCCGCCTGGATCAAGGACGGCCGCCTGACTGTGGACGGAGGCGTTCTGCGCCCTCGCGACATCGTGCACGGTGGCGCTGTTCTCGAGCTGATTGCCGAGCAGGAGGCCCAGGGTGAATGGGTCGCTCAGGACATCGAGCTCGACATCATCTATGAAGACGACCAGATCCTCGTCATCAACAAACCTGCCGGGCTGGTGGTGCATCCGGCCGCCGGTCATGCCGATGGCACGCTGCTCAACGCCTTGCTGCACCATGTGCCGGACATCATCAATGTTCCGCGTGCCGGCATCGTGCACCGTCTGGACAAGGACACCACCGGTCTGATGGTGGTCGCCAAGACCATTCAGGCGCAGACACAGCTGGTTACCCAGTTGCAGAGTCGCAGTGTCAGCCGCATCTACGAGTGCATCGTGATCGGCGTGGTGACCGCAGGCGGCAAGATCGACGCGCCCATCGGCCGTCACGGCCAGCAGCGCCAGCGCATGGCGGTAATGGAAGGCGGCAAGCAGGCGGTCAGTCATTACCGCGTGCTGGAGCGTTTCCGTTCGCACACCCATGTCCGGGTCAAGCTGGAAACCGGGCGTACCCACCAGATTCGCGTGCACATGGCGCACATCAACTATCCGTTGGTCGGCGACCCTGCCTATGGCGGGCGTTTCCGTATTCCGCCAGCGGCCAGCCTGACCATGGTCGATTCGCTCAAGACCTTCCCGCGGCAGGCGTTGCATGCCCGCTTCCTGGAGCTGGATCATCCGACCACCGGTAAGCGCATGAGCTGGGAATCGCCGTTGCCGGACGATTTCGTCTGGTTGCTGTCCTTGCTCAAGCAGGATCGCGAGGCGTTCATCGGGTGA
- the pgeF gene encoding peptidoglycan editing factor PgeF, with product MNDWLIPDWPAPAQIKSCVTTRSGGVSLAPFDSFNLGDHVDDSPQAVATNRQRLTSSLNAQPAWLKQVHGVDVVPADPSRVVEADASWTSTPGVACTIMTADCLPALFCRRDGTRVAAAHAGWRGLAAGVLEATANSLQSAAEDIMVWLGPSIGQPSFEVGPEVREAFTASHPQTAAAFVASSNPDRFMADIYALARLRLAAQGISAVYGGGLDTFTDPRFFSYRRAARTGRFASLIWIEHA from the coding sequence GTGAATGACTGGCTGATACCTGACTGGCCTGCGCCAGCACAGATCAAGTCCTGCGTTACCACTCGCTCGGGTGGGGTCAGCCTGGCCCCATTCGACAGCTTCAATCTGGGCGATCACGTCGATGACAGCCCACAGGCCGTGGCGACCAATCGCCAGCGCCTGACCTCCAGTCTCAATGCTCAGCCCGCCTGGTTGAAGCAGGTGCACGGCGTAGACGTCGTACCTGCTGATCCATCCCGCGTCGTTGAAGCCGATGCCAGCTGGACGAGCACGCCTGGCGTGGCCTGCACCATCATGACCGCCGATTGCCTGCCCGCGCTGTTCTGTCGTCGTGACGGTACGCGTGTGGCTGCCGCGCATGCCGGCTGGCGCGGGCTGGCGGCCGGGGTGCTGGAAGCGACGGCCAACAGCCTGCAGAGTGCTGCCGAAGACATCATGGTCTGGCTGGGACCTTCTATCGGTCAGCCGTCTTTCGAAGTCGGCCCCGAGGTGCGCGAGGCCTTTACCGCCAGCCACCCGCAGACAGCCGCTGCGTTTGTCGCCAGTTCGAATCCTGATCGTTTCATGGCCGACATCTACGCGCTCGCCCGGTTACGACTGGCAGCCCAAGGTATCTCTGCCGTGTACGGCGGCGGGCTGGATACCTTCACCGACCCGCGCTTCTTTTCCTACCGCCGCGCCGCGCGCACTGGCCGCTTTGCTTCGCTGATCTGGATCGAACACGCCTGA
- the clpB gene encoding ATP-dependent chaperone ClpB has product MRIDRLTSKLQLALSDSQSLAVGLDHPAIEPAHLMQALLEQQGGSIKPLLLQVGFDINSLRKELSAELDRLPKIQNPTGDVNMSQDLARLLNQADRLAQQKGDQFISSELVLLAAMDESSKLGKLLLGQGVSKKALENAINNLRGEGAVNDPNVEESRQALDKYTVDLTKRAEEGKLDPVIGRDDEIRRTIQVLQRRTKNNPVLIGEPGVGKTAIAEGLAQRIINGEVPDGLRGKRLLSLDMGALIAGAKYRGEFEERLKSLLNELSKQEGQIILFIDELHTMVGAGKGEGSMDAGNMLKPALARGELHCVGATTLNEYRQYIEKDAALERRFQKVLVDEPSEEDTIAILRGLKERYEVHHKVAITDGAIIAAAKLSHRYITDRQLPDKAIDLIDEAASRIRMEIDSKPEVLDRLERRLIQLKVEAQALKKEKDEAAIKRLEKLQGEIERLELEYADLEEIWTSEKAEVTGSAQIQQKIEQSRQELEAARRRGDLNRMAELQYGIIPDLERSLQMVDQHGKPENQLLRSKVTEEEIAEVVSKWTGIPVSKMLEGEREKLLRMETLLHNRVIGQEEAVVAVSNAVRRSRAGLSDPNRPSGSFMFLGPTGVGKTELCKALAEFLFDTEEAMVRIDMSEFMEKHSVARLIGAPPGYVGYEEGGYLTEAVRRKPYSLILLDEVEKAHSDVFNILLQVLEDGRLTDSHGRTVDFRNTVIVMTSNLGSAQIQELVGDREAQRAAVMDAVGTHFRPEFVNRIDEVVIFEPLARDQIAGITDIQLGRLRKRLAERELSMTLSPEALDKLIAVGYDPVYGARPLKRAIQRWIENPLAQMILSGSFMPGTTITGKVVDDEITFV; this is encoded by the coding sequence ATGCGTATCGACAGATTGACCAGTAAATTACAGTTAGCGTTATCCGATTCCCAGTCGCTGGCCGTTGGCCTCGACCATCCCGCCATCGAACCTGCGCACTTGATGCAGGCGCTGCTTGAGCAGCAGGGCGGTTCCATCAAGCCTCTGCTGTTGCAGGTAGGCTTCGACATCAACAGCCTGCGCAAGGAACTGAGCGCAGAGCTGGACCGCCTGCCAAAAATCCAGAACCCGACCGGCGACGTCAACATGTCGCAGGATCTGGCGCGCCTGCTCAATCAGGCTGACCGTCTGGCGCAGCAGAAAGGCGACCAGTTCATTTCCAGCGAGCTGGTGCTGCTCGCGGCAATGGACGAGAGCAGCAAGCTCGGCAAATTGTTGCTGGGGCAGGGCGTCAGCAAGAAGGCCCTGGAAAATGCCATCAACAACCTGCGCGGCGAAGGTGCCGTGAATGACCCGAACGTCGAAGAGTCGCGTCAGGCGCTGGACAAGTACACCGTTGACCTCACCAAGCGTGCCGAAGAGGGCAAGCTCGACCCGGTGATCGGTCGTGATGACGAGATTCGTCGCACCATTCAGGTCCTGCAGCGCCGCACCAAGAACAACCCGGTGCTGATCGGCGAACCTGGCGTGGGCAAGACCGCCATTGCCGAGGGCCTGGCGCAGCGCATCATCAATGGCGAAGTACCCGATGGCCTGCGCGGCAAGCGCTTGCTGTCGCTGGACATGGGCGCGTTGATTGCCGGTGCCAAGTACCGTGGCGAGTTCGAAGAGCGCCTCAAATCGCTGCTCAACGAACTGTCCAAGCAGGAAGGCCAGATCATTCTGTTCATCGACGAGTTGCACACCATGGTTGGTGCCGGCAAGGGCGAAGGCTCGATGGACGCTGGCAACATGCTCAAACCTGCGCTGGCGCGCGGCGAGCTGCATTGTGTGGGTGCTACCACGCTCAACGAGTACCGCCAATATATAGAGAAGGATGCGGCGCTTGAGCGTCGATTCCAGAAAGTCCTGGTCGACGAACCAAGTGAAGAAGACACCATCGCGATCCTGCGTGGCCTTAAAGAGCGCTACGAAGTGCACCACAAGGTCGCCATCACTGACGGCGCGATCATCGCGGCGGCCAAGCTGAGCCATCGCTATATCACCGACCGCCAGTTGCCGGACAAAGCCATCGACCTGATCGACGAAGCGGCCAGCCGTATTCGCATGGAGATCGACTCCAAGCCTGAAGTGCTCGACCGCCTTGAACGTCGCCTGATCCAGCTGAAAGTAGAAGCTCAGGCCCTCAAGAAGGAAAAGGACGAGGCAGCGATCAAGCGCCTGGAAAAACTTCAGGGCGAAATCGAGCGTCTTGAGCTTGAGTACGCGGATCTTGAAGAAATCTGGACCTCGGAAAAAGCCGAGGTCACCGGCTCGGCACAGATCCAGCAGAAAATCGAACAGTCTCGCCAGGAACTGGAGGCCGCGCGCCGCCGGGGCGATCTGAACCGCATGGCCGAGTTGCAGTACGGGATCATTCCGGACCTGGAGCGCAGCCTGCAAATGGTCGACCAGCACGGCAAGCCGGAAAACCAGTTGCTGCGCAGCAAGGTAACCGAGGAAGAAATTGCCGAGGTCGTGTCGAAGTGGACCGGTATCCCGGTGTCGAAGATGCTCGAAGGCGAGCGCGAGAAACTGTTGCGCATGGAAACCCTGCTGCACAACCGGGTGATCGGCCAAGAAGAAGCGGTGGTCGCGGTCTCCAATGCCGTGCGTCGTTCGCGTGCCGGGCTTTCCGACCCTAATCGTCCGAGTGGATCGTTCATGTTCCTCGGCCCGACCGGCGTGGGTAAGACTGAGCTGTGCAAGGCGCTGGCCGAGTTCCTGTTCGACACCGAAGAGGCGATGGTGCGTATCGACATGTCCGAGTTCATGGAGAAACATTCCGTGGCTCGCCTGATCGGTGCGCCGCCAGGCTACGTCGGTTACGAAGAGGGCGGCTACCTGACCGAAGCCGTGCGTCGCAAACCGTATTCGCTGATTCTGCTCGACGAGGTCGAGAAGGCGCATTCCGATGTATTCAACATCCTCTTGCAGGTGCTTGAAGACGGACGCCTGACTGACAGTCACGGGCGCACGGTGGACTTCCGCAATACCGTGATCGTCATGACCTCCAACCTGGGCTCGGCGCAGATCCAGGAACTGGTCGGTGATCGTGAGGCGCAGCGTGCTGCGGTGATGGACGCAGTCGGTACGCACTTCCGTCCGGAGTTCGTTAACCGGATCGATGAAGTGGTGATCTTCGAACCGCTCGCGCGTGACCAGATCGCCGGTATTACCGACATCCAGCTGGGCCGCCTGCGCAAGCGTCTGGCCGAGCGCGAGCTGTCGATGACCCTGAGCCCCGAGGCGCTGGACAAGCTGATCGCCGTTGGTTACGACCCGGTCTATGGCGCACGGCCGCTGAAGCGGGCGATCCAGCGCTGGATCGAGAACCCGCTGGCGCAGATGATCCTCTCGGGCAGCTTCATGCCTGGCACGACCATCACCGGCAAGGTGGTCGACGACGAGATCACGTTTGTCTGA
- a CDS encoding site-specific integrase encodes MKPMTLPELTQEYILTHDLRPDTVKIYWAATKSYVRFFGDCLACETTHRDMLDWRRSELERISKRSWNTYSSHLRTIYGYAIEHGLLDLVVNPLKNTRVMPPKRPKKTVANDASVRARNWLRMLTAEERATAKRTEITPAWFWLSVFETFYYTGIRLNALLCLRYADVYLRDRLIRVRGETEKTHREFLIPIPDGLMAQLETLMHAAKALRFQPGDQLFNVNRFSGHYRRHEMNSNQVEAMYKKLTAMTGIRMTPHRFRHTIASELMTLPERNIYLTKKLLNHSNIATTMDYIEPDYDMMREVMNERGKRTAKISYMAKPDATLRADRHRSISAPVKDLTPSTTTRETTAEAESSACRALARPRALPTPVSTMGPSTAPDTRTVNRDEAPSPASDRDTAVSQLPLGCSSPEDLLRSLGELTRWVQNNIAGGGTGAEPEIEERPVPSQDARHLRPEMLELAGWIGRSG; translated from the coding sequence ACACCGTCAAGATCTATTGGGCTGCCACAAAATCCTACGTCAGATTCTTCGGCGACTGCCTTGCCTGTGAGACGACCCACCGCGACATGCTTGACTGGCGCAGGTCTGAGCTCGAGCGGATCTCCAAGCGCAGCTGGAACACGTACTCCAGCCATTTGCGCACCATATACGGCTATGCAATCGAGCACGGTCTGCTGGATCTGGTTGTTAACCCACTTAAAAACACGCGTGTGATGCCGCCCAAGCGCCCAAAAAAGACAGTTGCGAACGACGCAAGCGTCCGCGCTCGTAACTGGTTGAGGATGCTGACCGCAGAGGAGCGTGCCACCGCAAAACGGACAGAAATTACACCTGCCTGGTTCTGGCTGAGCGTGTTCGAAACGTTCTACTACACGGGGATCAGGCTCAACGCGCTGCTATGCCTGAGATATGCGGATGTATACCTGCGCGACCGGCTGATCAGAGTTAGAGGCGAAACGGAGAAGACTCATCGTGAGTTCCTGATTCCTATCCCGGACGGCCTGATGGCTCAGCTAGAAACGCTTATGCACGCAGCGAAGGCCTTGAGGTTCCAGCCTGGTGACCAATTGTTCAACGTAAACAGATTTTCAGGCCACTACCGCCGCCATGAGATGAACTCCAACCAAGTCGAGGCAATGTATAAAAAACTCACTGCGATGACCGGTATACGGATGACGCCTCATCGCTTCCGACACACGATCGCCAGTGAGCTAATGACGCTACCGGAGCGCAACATCTATCTGACCAAGAAATTGCTGAACCACTCGAATATAGCTACCACGATGGATTACATCGAACCCGACTACGACATGATGCGGGAGGTGATGAATGAACGAGGAAAGCGGACGGCCAAAATCAGCTATATGGCAAAACCGGATGCGACGCTGCGTGCTGATAGACACCGATCAATATCTGCTCCAGTTAAGGACTTGACTCCGTCGACTACAACTCGCGAAACAACTGCAGAAGCCGAAAGCTCAGCTTGCAGGGCATTGGCCAGGCCCCGCGCACTGCCTACACCGGTCTCGACCATGGGCCCATCAACTGCTCCAGATACCAGGACAGTGAACCGCGACGAGGCGCCCTCACCCGCTAGTGATCGTGACACCGCAGTCAGCCAGCTACCGTTAGGCTGCTCCAGTCCAGAAGATCTGTTGAGAAGCTTGGGAGAACTCACCAGGTGGGTACAGAACAACATTGCCGGCGGAGGAACTGGTGCTGAACCAGAGATCGAGGAAAGACCTGTCCCAAGCCAAGATGCTCGGCATCTACGCCCGGAAATGCTGGAATTGGCCGGATGGATCGGCAGGTCAGGCTGA